The following coding sequences lie in one Nycticebus coucang isolate mNycCou1 chromosome 20, mNycCou1.pri, whole genome shotgun sequence genomic window:
- the LOC128572804 gene encoding LOW QUALITY PROTEIN: MKI67 FHA domain-interacting nucleolar phosphoprotein-like (The sequence of the model RefSeq protein was modified relative to this genomic sequence to represent the inferred CDS: inserted 1 base in 1 codon), which translates to MLSLNPQEDVEFRKEVVQVRQRVTQQQKQEKLKRGVIYVGHLPSTLDETQIQAYFSQFGTITRLRLSRSKRTRNSKGYAFVEFESDDVAKIVAETMNNYLFGERLXSCRVVPRGKVHKELFKGCKTPFKQPSHPAVKRYNQKRTLTQRLQMERRFKKKERLLTKKLAKKGIDYNFLPLVLPKGKKQQVSGTTEKTVDSQGPTPVCTPAFLEKRKSEVAAMNDDEDNEIVFKQPKSSVKEEAQETQTPTTRSQKKRRRKSSQ; encoded by the exons ATGCTGTCTTTGAACCCGCAGGAAGATGTAGAGTTTCGAAAGGAGGTAGTGCAGGTTCGCCAGCGCGTAACCCAgcaacaaaagcaagaaaagcTTAAGCGTGGAGTAATCTATGTGGGCCACCTACCTAGCACACTTGATGAAACTCAGATCCAAGCTTATTTCTCCCAATTTGGCACTATTACAAGATTAAGACTTTCCAGAAGTAAAAGGACTAGAAATAGCAAAGGCTATGCCTTTGTGGAATTTGAGTCTGATGATGTTGCCAAGATAGTTGCTGAAACAATGAACAACTACCTTTTTGGTGAAAGAC TTTCGTGTCGTGTTGTGCCACGTGGAAAAGTACATAAAGAACTTTTTAAGGGCTGCAAAACGCCATTTAAACAGCCATCACATCCGGCAGTGAAACGGTATAATCAGAAACGGACACTTACACAAAGACTACAGATGGAGAGGCGATTTAAAAAGAAGGAACGGTTACTCACGAAGAAATTAGCGAAAAAAGGAATTgattataattttcttcctttggttttACCTAAGGGAAAGAAACAACAGGTTTCGGGCACTACTGAGAAGACTGTGGATAGCCAGGGCCCCACACCAGTTTGTACACCAGCATTTTTGGAAAAACGAAAATCTGAAGTGGCTGCAATGAATGATGATGAAGATAATGAAATAGTTTTCAAACAGCCCAAATCCAGTGTAAAAGAAGAAGCACAAGAGACTCAAACACCTACTACACGTTCACAGAAAAAAAGACGAAGAAAAAGCAGTCAGTGA